The genomic region CCGACCAGGGCGGCCGAGGAGGCCACTCGTCCGGCCCAGATCGCCACGACGGCCTCGCCGAGGTTGTAGACGATGGTGGCGGCGACCAGGAGGCGGATCCGGCGGGTCAGGACCGCGCTGCGCTCCGCGGAGAGGACCATCAGCACGCCCCCGTCTCGTTCGCGCAGGCCTGGCCGGCCTCGTCGGCGCAGGCCTGGTCGGTCTGGACGGCGATCACGGCCGAGCGCAGGTCGTCCAGGGCGTGCGCCAGCCGCGGGTCGGCGAGTTCGTAGCGCACCCGGCGCCCCACGGGGACGGTGACGACCAGCCCGCAGTCGCGCAGGCAGGACAGGTGGTTGGACAGGCGCGTCCGGCTGATGCCGAGTTCCTCGGCCAGCTCGGCGGGGTGGGCGGCGCCGTCGCGGAGGACCAGCAGGACCCGGCAGCGGATGGGATCGGCCAGGGCCCGGCCGAACCGGGCCAGGGCGTCGATGTCGGTGGCGAGTTGCAGCATGGCTCCACGATACACAAAGTCCTGAATCCAGGAAATGGTGAATTCAGGGAGCGTGATCGACATGCCGAGCCGGTGGCCGCCGAGCGGCAGTGCTGCTCGCTCCTGGACCTGCGCGCGGACAGCGACGCTGCGGGTGCCCGCCCGCGTGTGGGCGCGGCCCCCTCCCGTGGCCCGGGCCCGGGCGCCGCCGACCGAGCCCTGCGCCTGTTCACCGGCCACCCGCCCGCCTGATCCCTGTCACCGTGACACGCCGCTCGACTGAGCGGACAGTACACAGCGGGGGCCGCCCGAAGGCGGCCCCCGCTCAGGCCCGGAAGGCACATCCAGATCGGCCCGGGAACCGCCCCAACAGCCCCAATCGAAGGGGGAACCCCCCGGACCGGGCACGGCCCCGGCTCAGGCCGGGAAGGCCCCCGCGCGGCCCAGGTAGGCCGGGGGCTGCTTGTCCAGGCGCTCGCCCATCCACGCGCCCAGCTCCGCCGCCCCGGACAGGCTCACGCCCGTGTGCAGCCCGCTGCGGTGCAGCATGTACAGCAGGTCCTCGGTGGCGATGTTGCCGGTCGCCGCCGGGGCGAACGGGCAGCCGCCGAACCCGCCGAGGCTGGAGTCGAGCACCCGCACGCCCGCGTCCACCGCGGCCATGGCGTTCGCGTAACCGGTATTGCGCGTGTTGTGGAAGTGACAACGCAGCGTACGACCGTCCGCCACGGCGCCGACGGCGCGCAGCAGCTCGGAGACCTCACGTGGCACCCCGACACCGATGGTGTCGGCCAGGGCGATCTCCACCGCCGAGGTCCCGGTGATCCGGTTGACGACCTCCACCACCTGCCCGGCCGGGACCTCACCGTCGAAGGGGCACCCGAACGCGGTCGAGACGGTCACGCTGAGCGGGATGCCCGTCCCCTGAAGGTCGGTGTCGATGTCGGCCAGGGCGTCGAGCATCTCGTCGACGGTGCACCCCTGGTTGCGCGTACAGAACCCGTCCGTGGCCGGCACCGCGACGTTGACCTCGGAGACCCCGGCGGCCACCGCGCGCTCCAGACCGCGCCGGTTGAGCACCAGCCCGATGTGCGAGACCCCCGGCTCCCGCCGGACGCCCGCCATGATCTCCTCCGCGCCCGCCATCTGCGGCACGCGCTTGGGGTTGACGAAGCTGACCGCCTCGATCCGGCGCACCCCTGCGGCCACCGCACGGTCGATCAGCCGGATGCGGTCGTCCACGGACAGCACCGTGGACTCGTTCTGCAGGCCGTCGCGCGGCCCCACCTCGACGATCTCCACGTGGTCCGCGCCCTGGGGCCCATGGTCGTTCGCACTCATCGCCTCGCCTCTCCACGCCTCGTCGCGTCCTGCGGAACAGGCTAGGCCGTTCGCGGTCGATCCTCACCCGCGGCCCCCGGTGCGGCCCCCGGCGTCCGAATCGGGCACGCGCGCCGGCGCCCGGCGCGCCGTCAGCGCAGGGCGAGGGCGGGGCGGACCTCCCAGGTCGTCCACACCGGCCGGTAGCCCATCCGGTGCCAGAAGGGGCCCGACAGCGGGTTCATCGCCGCGTAGTTGAGCACCGAGGCGCCCACGCCGTGGCTGTCCAGCGCCTGGTGGGCCTGGCCGACCAGCGCGGTGCCGATCCCGTGGCCCCGTTCGTCGGCGATCACGACCCCGTAGCCGATGTGCGCGATCGGGCGTGCGTTGACCAGGGACTTGGCCCAGCGGGAGCGCTCGGGCGGGGACACCCACAGCAGCCCCACGGCACGCCCGCGCCGTTCGGCGATCCAGATCCAGGACCGGGAACGCTCCAGCGCCCGCGCGGCGACCTTGCGCGTCTGCTCGGCGGTGTCGGGCTGCAGGAACACCCCGCCGAAGTGCTGCTCGTAGCGGTGCTCCTCCATGAGCAGCGCCACGACCTGGGTCAGGTCGCTGCGGTCGGCGAGGCGGATGGTCACGTCGCGCGGCGGCAGCGACGGGGGGACGCCCCGGCGGCGCTGGCGGGCCGCGAGCACGGTGTAGGGCTGCAGGCCGTGCCGCTGGAGCGGGATAATCCCGCACACGTCGCGCGCGGGCCAGCTGACCAGGGCGGCCGACTCCGAGCCGGTACCGGTCGGCAGGTCCTCCAGCTGGTCGCGCCAGCTGGTGAGCAGGGAGTCCAGGGCGCGGCTGGGGTCGGGGCCGCCGACGATGGGGGTGAGCCAGTGCTGGTCGGGCACGCCCCAGATCCGCCCGACCTCGCCGGGCTGGTACCAGGTGTAGTGCATGGTCCCCGCGGCGACGGGGCGCCCCTCCTCGTCGCTGACGGTCAGGAGGGGGTAGGAGTCGCGGGCGATGTTGACCGGCGCGGGAAGCAGGGGGTCGGCTTCGGCCCAGCGCTGAGCGGCGGACCGCACCAGCGGGTCCAGGCCGACGTCGCCCCCGGGCGACTCATCATGTCGCACCCGCGCGACATATCCGCTCATCCACCCCTCCCCTGGCGGGTCCTCACCTCACGCGCTCGTTCGCCCGGCCGTCTCCGGGGCGTCGCGTTCGGGGCCCGTCGCCGTCGCGACGACGCGTCCGGGCCGAACCACCGCATGCGGAACGGATCGACCGTACCGCTTCCGCAGGGGCCGGGCGCGCGAAATCGTCACTGAACACCAAGAATTCACTCAGCGTAGGCGTACCTGTCCGTACCGTGTCATCTCGCCCGAATGTGGGAAAGCAGACGCGCACCACCGTAGCCGATCGAAGGTCACTCTCGGATGGAGGGTCGGGAAAGAGACCGACACGGCCCGTCCGCGCCACAGGGG from Nocardiopsis aegyptia harbors:
- a CDS encoding hydroxymethylglutaryl-CoA lyase is translated as MSANDHGPQGADHVEIVEVGPRDGLQNESTVLSVDDRIRLIDRAVAAGVRRIEAVSFVNPKRVPQMAGAEEIMAGVRREPGVSHIGLVLNRRGLERAVAAGVSEVNVAVPATDGFCTRNQGCTVDEMLDALADIDTDLQGTGIPLSVTVSTAFGCPFDGEVPAGQVVEVVNRITGTSAVEIALADTIGVGVPREVSELLRAVGAVADGRTLRCHFHNTRNTGYANAMAAVDAGVRVLDSSLGGFGGCPFAPAATGNIATEDLLYMLHRSGLHTGVSLSGAAELGAWMGERLDKQPPAYLGRAGAFPA
- a CDS encoding ArsR/SmtB family transcription factor, giving the protein MLQLATDIDALARFGRALADPIRCRVLLVLRDGAAHPAELAEELGISRTRLSNHLSCLRDCGLVVTVPVGRRVRYELADPRLAHALDDLRSAVIAVQTDQACADEAGQACANETGAC
- a CDS encoding GNAT family N-acetyltransferase; the encoded protein is MSGYVARVRHDESPGGDVGLDPLVRSAAQRWAEADPLLPAPVNIARDSYPLLTVSDEEGRPVAAGTMHYTWYQPGEVGRIWGVPDQHWLTPIVGGPDPSRALDSLLTSWRDQLEDLPTGTGSESAALVSWPARDVCGIIPLQRHGLQPYTVLAARQRRRGVPPSLPPRDVTIRLADRSDLTQVVALLMEEHRYEQHFGGVFLQPDTAEQTRKVAARALERSRSWIWIAERRGRAVGLLWVSPPERSRWAKSLVNARPIAHIGYGVVIADERGHGIGTALVGQAHQALDSHGVGASVLNYAAMNPLSGPFWHRMGYRPVWTTWEVRPALALR